The window GAGGTTTTGTTGGTGTTACCTGGTGCTACAGGAGACTGCGGGGATGAAGCTGGTTTGGGCATTGGTGCTGAGGAGAAGGGGTCCTCTGGGGGTCCACTGAAAGCTGAGGTGATCTGAGTGCACAGCGAACTGATGCTGTCACCTTCTCCTTCTACCTCTGggactggagggaaaacaccaGAAAAAAGTTAATAGAAGCAAATATAAAAGACATTACTGTATTAGAAGAAAGGACAGAATTTATCTCTGGGAATTAGTTCATGGAATAGTTGTTCAACAACTACAATAATGTATATTACTCATTGACTGTATGTAAAGACGgacaacatgacagctccccaaaagtgaaaccaaaacatctcgatcgccacctggtggctggctgcagtataggtcataaaccccgcccacTCCATGTTTGCAGATGGGTCAtgggccaaacaaaaaaaattaaatacgtcaaataaatttttcccaaaaatggtttctgtcattttaggtagttcttatcatgtATGTtcgatgtatgttcaagtgttaatttttctgataagtttaaattagttatttgatgctataaaaagggggtttcacatcTGACACGTCATAactgacagctgaggccggctcacGAATGAGTCAGCCGGGTGTATGGGCAGGGCCttgataccgcggctccaactccGATCGCTACTGCACCGACTCTGGCTCTAAATGatgtcaccagcgcaagatggtaGCGCCCGTATCTGTGATATTTTGGCTTTGGCATTTTTATACAGTGGGAGGAAGGGGAGATGCGTCGTccatctatatatctatatagagatagagatctctctctctctctctctctctctctctctctctgtattacTAATCAAAAAAACTCAAGAAGAAGAcctgattttcttttcatcttaaGTATGGATCCTTGCAAATACAGACGCCACAGATGCGCTTGAAGGTTATCAGCAGGTTGTGTAGAATAACAAAAAGGTGCTGAGGACATGGACGGGATCCCAAACACACCTGTGTTCTTCATGGGGAAGTCAGACTTGCGCTGCATGGTGGAGGGGAGCTCGTTCATGCGCAGTGACAGCTGTCGTTTGAAGGGAGAAGTCTTCTGACTGAGGGCCGGGAAGCCTCTGAAAGAGCCCTGCCTGGCGATAACATCGGCTGGTGCGTGTCTGCGTGGTATCGCCTGGGGTCCCAGGGCGGACATAGAAAGAGGCGGGGAGGACGAGGGGGATGGTGAGCCTCCCGTCTGGTGTGCTGAGGAGTTTGTCACACTGGTGGCTTGGTTCCCAGCAATTATAACATCTGTCTCTGCTGTTAGAGAAGGGCAACGTTCAGGCAATGAAGCAACAATGAACAAATGAAGCAATAACATAAGCTGGAAATGGgagtataaataaaaatacaatttttaactAGTGTGGAGGTTACACTGGCCGATCCATTTCCCAGGTCAGAGAATAACAGTATCTAGACGGGACTGCATAAGCATACTTTTTTTAGCATCCTGTAGCTGCCTCATGACTTCCTCCCGCTCTGCTGCCTCTGTTGCCGTAGTAACACGAAATGAGCCCTCACGGGTGAAAGTGGTTCTGTTGGCGTCAAAGGTTGCTGTGACCCCACACTCCTTCTCCCGTTTCTGTTTTCGTTCCAGACAGGCGGCGAATGCACAACCCACAGCATGACTGAGACGCTCTCCCTGAAAGAGACGATGCAAACAATTAAGATCTCCTTGACCAAAGCATGAAGTTAATAAAATGCTCTTATTTACACTCTTCCTCCTTTACACTGCTCCTAGCATAGTGCTGATGTACAGAAATTTATGTTTTTCCTATTATAAACATGGTATAAAAACACTGATGTAAACTACTAAACTAAAATCATTCAAATGATATAATACACTGCTGATTGTATAAGATCATTTTTTTAAGATTGTCTATTAAAAAAAGAGTTTAATCGGAAGTGTGAGCAGCCTTTCGAACATGTACTACAACAATTCAAAACATCAATTAAGATTAATATCAATCAAGAAAACAGTATTGTAGTATTAAAATTAGTTCTTACTGAGTCTTTAATGGCCATAAAACAATGGCAGATCCAGCGCCGCGTGGTGCCGTCCCTGCAGATATAAGAGAACGCCCTCTCAAAGTTACGATCCGGAGCACAGAACGACACCTTCTCTATTGTCTGGTCCAGAATCAGGTCCTGCAAAGAACATTTTCACCTCATTATAATGAGCTTAAAAACTATGGTCAGAGTTAAGTGACACTCAATCGAGTCGTGGGCTGAATAATTGCAGAGTGAACAGTACTTCAATGTGAAGGCTTGGCTTCAAGAGTGCTCGAATAAGACTGAACTACTACCTGCTCCAGAAGCATTAGTCTGCACCTGATCCTGCTCTCTGACCAAACCATAACCATGACCCACACAGAAAAGcatcactttttttaaacttctaaTCTTTACTAGGTctagtgtgtaggatttagcgGCATTAGTGGTGAAttacagtttgcaaccatttgaataccgctagcctcaccctcccattccaagtgtgtaggagaaactacggtggccgcgaaacttgcAAAAAACGTGAAcagccctctctagagccagtgattggtttgtccgttccgGGCTACTGTTGAaaatggcggtgcaacatggcaacatccatggaaggggacccattGTAGATATCTaacctctgtagataaaaacggctcattctaaggtaatgaaaacacaacaattcttattttcaggcacATCTTCAACATacttgaaaatattatattccatttctgccaatagctcctcctaaatgttacgtactggacctttaagagaACATAAAGACAACagactggggaaaaaaagaagaaatctgGAACACATATCccatgattgtgtgtgtttcagatctAAAATtcctaaacattttctgttaataaaataacattttagacAGTTGGGTTGCCTGGGTTGGCAGAGCTTGGTATCCactctaaattaaattaacgttggtaagaaatgttttattccttacttattactactactattattactatttctTATTCAAAACAGAAGTGAACCCACTTAACCTCAGGttcttttaaatgaaactaaacTCACACTCCAGCATTTTGTGAATCACAATTTGTGTGGTCACCTGTCTGGCCTTGTTAACAATGTTAACTGATCAATAGTAATCAATACCAAGACAGTTAATAACAAACTTAAATGGttaatatataaagaaataaagagaagaaagaagagaaaatgataattgtactttctttctctttttgttgttctttggAATTTTTCTATTCATAACCTACAGCGGTAATGAAATGTTAGCGCACATGTGTAAGTAACAGCCTCACAGAAACCACCAGCACTGATGATCACACAATCAGCACCCAGTTCTCTTAAAAGGTGTGTGGgtgctctggaaaaaaaaaaacaaggtttgATGTAGTACCAGTATATTCCAGTAGGGGTCAATGTAACCTTTACTGTTTACTCCACTCATAACTACTCCTGCAGGTGCACTGAGTACATATTTCGAAAGAGGGCCTGTTGTAGTACAGCAGCTTCACTATCATTACTAACTGCTGGAGCTCAGCAGCTTCCGCCTTAAGTAAAGTCATGTATACTTCATCGGGCAGCATTCTCTCTCTTTGATCAAGTTGTTTCTGAGCCCGTGGTAGAGGACTAAAGGGCCTTTACCTTTGTTTTGTCGTCTACGACACGCAGACCGTCTGCCGACACCCACAACACAGCCCGCACTGGCTTCTTCCCAGcctgcaaacaaaacacaacagagacagGTACAAGTAAGAAACGAGGAAACTTTTCCAGTCTCTCCATGCCCCAATGAAATTACTTCCCTTTGTACCATTCCTTGGTACctattcataaaaataaaaaaatcagtcagcacacacacaaagcacaccTGTAAATAAAGAGGAAGCATCAggtaagagagaaaagagaagacacGAGTTGGGAGTTGTTTTTCTGAGTGCTGTGTCATTCAGTAGTACccaaattttaataaaaaaaacaagaaggtTGGTATGAGAATTGGTGCACTGATGCAGTCGACAGTGGTGGCCACGTTGGTTAAAATAACAACcataaaatatttgtgtgtgcacaagaaGGAAACGTTCATTCACACAAACTGTTCATTGTTCCATTTGTGGTTCACAGATGGCACACCTGTTAATacaaaaaaaccacacacaaaaaaacaccaaaaagtGCCCTGTCCCGCCTAAACCACCCCACCTTCTCATAGATACATGCATtattgtgtttgtctctctccaCAGATTTCCCTCCCCcctgtgtatgagtgtgtgtgtgtgtgtgtttcttccagCCTTCAGACGTGATCAAAGGGTGAAGTGTTatgtgagaggaggaaaaataataataatgttcataataaaaatagacacactcagacacataaAGCAATAACTTACTTTTGCAAAGAATCCTTTGAAGAATTTCCTGTCCTGGAAGTGGATGTGGTAAAAAGGGAGGGTGGGTGAGAAGGGTGGAGGACATGGGGGGAGGAACAAGGCATGAAAATGTTACCCTAGGAAGTCTATAAATTGTTTGGAGCCCACAGGAAGggatttgattttgttttttgttttttggcagaGGTGAAGCTGGGttatgagtgagtgagtgagacaaTTGATCAGGTAGCTCCACATGATTCCATACTGATGGATGTTTTGATGGGTGATGCTGTGGTTGTTATTGTCTTTATGATGATAACTGTTAGTACTACCACGCTGGAAGCCAGTAAACCATATTACTGTTCCCACCAGAGCAGGCAGAAAGGGACACCCCTAGGTTCTTCTGTGATTTAAATAAAGAACAACCCTACAAGGCTACAAGAGTCCCACAGCTAAAACAGCATACCAAACTGCCTGGACTGAGGAGATAAATATGGCAGACCTTCaggtgtgtgcctgtgtgagtATGTGGAGGGGATAATCCCAAATCCCATTTTATTCTTTCTCCTCTGACTCCTAGACCGAGACGTGGTCATTCCACGGttgtacagcagatagaaacaGATTCCCACAGACGGCAGTTTGACCTCTGAGTCAAGCATGAGTCTATTCACCGGTCAGCCAGAGTCAGGGGTCAAGTTTGGGCCGCCACAACCACATAAAGAAATCACAATCAGACCTGGCCTAGTCTTAATCCCCCCTTCTTCCCCCACTCCCTGAGAGTTTCTTTCCTCCCCATAAGCTGTGAAAAGGAGTGCCACTCTGCTCCTGTTACACAGCCATGGTGGAGACGGCACCCTGAGCACCATGTTAATGCATGATTTAACGTGTTAACCAGCACTGGAGATTCATTTGGAATGAGCTAAGCacttgttagtgtgtgtgtatatatgtgttcgTGAGAACCACACAGACATGCAGAAGATGGTAGAGCCTGCACAGCTAGTATTAGTAAGCTATGGTTAGGAGGGAAAAAATCTCGAAAGGGTTGAGATAACTAAAATGGGAGGGCAGTGTGGGGGAGGGGATTTGGAGATATTTCTCTGCAACACCACAATAAAAACCTgcttaaaaagacaaaaaaaaaatgtataacacGAACAAAAGGTAAAACAATATTCAGGTATTCAATGTGTGAGCTGGGATGAAACTACAGTAGGGAAAAAGCTTTCTGGGCAGAAAGGATAGCTGAGTTTTGAAAGATCAAGGTAAAGTCAACAAGGCAAAAATGAAACAACTGAAGCAGGAAACTTACTTTGCAGCCAACAAGCATTATTTCTGTGctgataaaaatgatgaaaatgttgtgcatactttacctttttttttttaatagacaaCCTTGCAACCCACGGCCAAAACCTTTTAGTGGTACTACTAGGTGGTGGCTTACAGTCATTTCTGCCCCCAGAAACAACACTAACCACCAGCAGGACGTGCAACAACGAAACCCACATCTTGTGTAACATGTGTCACAGGCCTACTTTGTGCAACAACGCACACTTTGCAACATTCGCTACAAACGCGAGACCGCTATATCTACTGCAAGAGAGAGTATACTTTATCATGGACAGTAGAGATGTTACTTTACATGACAAGTTGTCAAAGAATCTAAAACCACCACCCTGCAGAGTAGCTATAGAAGGGAGGATGGTTGCCTATTAAACACATTTCCCAGTGCTAATAATAAGGGTGTATTTTTtgggaattttttttaactgagtTGAGTTTAGGACATGATTTGAGtgaggattttgttttgtagttttccaCATTTGGTGTTTACTAAGTTGTATCTCTAGTCGGGGTAGAAAAGGCATGTAAGGCAGATTTTCATACCATGTGAAACTAAAAGTCTTAATTAAAAGCACCAGCTTATATACACATTGTCTGATGCACTTGGATACATCGTCAATGATGTACCCTGAGGCTACTGGGTGTTAATGTACAAATGCAATTGAAATTCTTTCAGCATGTCAGCATTTCATGGTGGGGTGCCCCACCCAGTCTACACAGAGGAAACACTACAGGTCACTATGAGCTCCTAAATAACAGCAGAAACATTCCCACTGCTAGAACACAGAATACACCTCCAACCGCGGGCCTTGggccaacaacagcagcaggaagtgacGCGATGATGACAACGCAAAAGGGCAACTTGGAGGTTGATGGTGCTGCAGTGCAGCCTACTCCTCCACCCTCCCCTCTGAGTCATGGGTCGCAGAGCTGTGAGAAAACTGTCATTACCGTCCCAAACGCTGCTGGGAATACAATGGAGTCGGCTCAGAGCTGTAGCTgtcatacatacaaacacacatcgACTGACAGCTAGACCACCAACAAGCACCCTCCAGCACAAGGCGCATACAGGGAAAcctagacacacatacacatatgtattTTCACATTCTTCCTTCTTATTCATCAGAGAGCATCAGCTTCTTCATCTCTCTTGCTCACTCCAAGACTTTAAGAGCTGAGGCTGCCAGATTGTGTTGGTGTGGTGGCTGCTTTTAGGTAATTTTCAGGAAACAGCCCTCATCAGCCCTCATCAGCCCTCACCAGATATTAAGTGCCAACAGGTGTGGGGCCTGGTTCCTGaccaatttatttattattagttcCTGGAAATAGAGTTTACTGCTGAGCAACATTAACTCACATTCTCTCCACTGGTAGGAACTGTAtttgttgcctggcaactgttAGCTTATTAAGGAGTCAGTGAGGATGAACTGGGATCTATCAGGGCCTCGCTGATTGTATATCTGCTTAAAGCGTGGGTCTTGTCAAGTCTGGATAATCTAGCTTTAACACGGATAACTAGCAACAGGGGCAGTCACACTGAATACCACCACTATGATTTTTAGACCTCAAATAGCATCAGGACCATTTGAGGTCTAAAAATCACCTAACTACAAAACTAATCAGAAAAAAGACTTGTTTATGTTTTCTGCTCCACTGCTCTGAGCTCCAGTTCGAAATGTTAACAAATATTAAGATTCCTATATTATGAATTCtcaaaatgtgaacatttaGTATTTGTAAAGCTTTCAAAGAGCCTAGAAATCTATAAATGCTATTTTTCATATGTGATGCCCTCTTAATGTAAAGTGTATGGGACATGCCAGCAGACCTAGGGAAGGAAACAACATTACTCATGTGTAGTGGGCCGCATGACAAGGAAGCAAAcctggaagaaaagaaaaaaatccgcATTGTGTAAGCTCCTTTAATCGGAATGAATGGGCACCATCTTGGAACACAGTATGCAGTTCTCAACCAACAGTGATTGTTTTCTGGCATTTCATGTAAGGTGAGGCTCTCAGGCACTAAACTGCCACGTCCAGGCCAGGGCTCAACTGGATGAAGGCCACTTAGCAGGAATGTAACGGCGGCAGTTACATCGCAAAGACCAACTGCCAATGTCACCATTTTTTCCAGAAAAACAGTGTGGAGAAGAGGACCTTTAAATGATGCCAGCCTGATTCGCATTTTGAATGCGGCTAAAGTTAATTTCCCACCCTGCCTATAAAtgtggatcaataaagtcatGCCTGTGCTGGCTTACAAATAAGGGCTATGGGTGGTGAGAAAGTGAGGGAGTGGAGAAGcgaaggagacagaggaggaaatgtCATTAGGTTGAGGAGGGCCAGATAGTTGTGGCCCGCAGGAGGACATGAGGCAGAAGCACCTGCCTCTCCTTTTGAGTCGGCTCCATTTTGTCCGCCTTGTTAAAATGACTGTAACTCAATAAGACCTCACAGCCTCAGGCTCTGTGTGTGCCATGTGACCTCATCAAGCACCACTGTGtatgtgctgctgtgtgtgcttattattgtctgtgtgtgtgtttgagctttGTGTATTCACTAAAAgagtatgtttgtatgtgtgtatgtgtgtatgtatgtatgtatacagaATGTCTGTCTGCTGTACTTCTGGGTGTGCTtcttccagtgtgtgtttctgtgtgtacaaATTATTTGCCTGTGAGCCCTactggagtgtgtgttttagttgtGTGTAAgttgtgcttttgtttcctACAAATGTGTGATTGTACCGCTGTGTGAGGCTGTGAAATTGTGTGTAGATTTGCACACACACGTGCTGCTATGGATGTCGACAAGTGTGTGCGTTTTGTGGCACTCTTTTTCAAGAGATGTATGTGCTGGTGCTTTTGTGattaatataaatgtgttttctgtgtacATGTCTTACATGTGTTGAAGTGTGACGaaatttgctgtgtgtgtgtgtgcatgagtatgtgcacatgcatgtgtgttctcTCATTTGCATTATATAACTTCTGGTTTATTATACTTTTCTGTTTTAACGGCGATGAAAATTGAAGTGTTTTACGTTAAATTGTACTCATAAAATGATTCTCAAACATGTTCTACGGTATAATCAAACTAACAAATGGCTCTCAATAGCTCAAGTAGTCTTCAACAGTTCATTGAGTTGAACATGCAAAATGACTAAAAGGCCCTTTATGACGCAAGAAGAATAGGTATTGATAACAGAAGAAATAGGGTGTGAATTTTCAATTAGTCTGAGTCATCTTAAACTGAAACTGGAAGCTAATCGCAGACACTTCAAGCAGGAGTTTCGCAACCTTTGTTGGCACAGATTCAAATTTTGCTCTGTCCTGAGACTGATGTGCTGATCCTCCTGAATGAACACTGATCATACAGAGATGGACCCCAGAAGCAGACCTGTCGACTACAGTGAATCAGCCTCATTTACCCACAGGAGTTTATGACCTGGGTGGGGCCTTGGCAAACAATTGACAGCATGGAAAAGCAATTGCTCCCTGGTTTCCcccttcccctcccctcccctgctCCCCAAACTGGAATTTGTTCTTTTTGCGCAACTCCACCGGAATCTACTGCAGCAGGAAGTACATGCTGGCCTATCTCCTCTGGCTGAGACAGTGTACgaggagagtgacagagaggaagagacatcCAGATCGGACCCCGACACCCTTGAAGGTTGTCTGAGGGTCAAGATGGGTGGAGACCCTCACTGACAAATGGAAACAATCAGCCACACTCAGGCCTCAAGGTACAGGGTAAACTAGGCGGGAATAAACAACAATGACactaaaaagaacaaaactgcTTGATGACAGATGGAGGAGGGCTGCCATGAAATAAAGGAAATGTTAGAAGGAGTCAGTAGGATGTTGGTAGCACAGTGAAGGAAAATGAGTGAGGAAAAGATATGAAACAGATAAAAAGAAAGCAGGATGTTCAGGAATTTAGAAGCCTTGTTCCTGGAAGTATGGAGGGTTTTTCTAGTGAAACCTACCGTCTTCAGCCGCTTGACTGCATCCTCGCAGATGTGCATGCCTCGGgactcctccacctccacatgTCCCAAGTACTGCagggtagagagaggtagagagacagaaagagagagagtgagtaatGCTGTGACAAACCTTTCCTGTGGCTCTCTCTACTGAAGTTTAAGTcaggttacaataataaactctGGAATGACATCGGGTATTTAAATCAAGTCCAGACTGTCTAATATCCCCTGGTAGGCTGGCGCTGGTGATTTATACACCTAATTAATTACCATTTTGAGGTCAATCGCAGTTCAATTGCTCCCTAGTCCCTAATTTGGTCCATGGAGAAAATGCTAAATATGTTCCTGAGAAATATAAAAGTTGGTAAATCTAACAGCAGGTGTGGGATTCTAGGAGGAAGGGATTACATAAGAAAAACTTTACATACACATGAAGGGGTAAAAAGAAGCTGATCTGTCTTGTACACTTAGCATGATCAACATGAAACCAGCTTCTTGGTGTTCCAGCACTTCGAGATGATGGAAAGACGACCTAGGTtggatattttttcttttggtctTCACAAAATTCCAGGTAAGAGTGGCTCATCATAACACATTTAAGATGAGGGCAGGTAATGCTGTCAGTCACAGAAAACTCACTGAAGTTTCTAGTGATTGTGTAATCTTTTTGGCAACTGTAAATTACTGTGCAACATGGTAAGTCCCAACAATACAGCACTCCAAGGCCTCCCGCAGTATATTATGGCAGGGACAGGCTGCCTCACATGAAATAGACCAACACATTTCGACCCATTGGCCACATAaaaagttgttctttatactacAAGCGTTGCTGGACTTTTGACATCAAAGACTTTTTCCCTTGTCTgtgcaccttggaagtaggtaAAGGTGCACCAGAATTAACTGCACTGCCTCCACTAACCCCAAAAGAAATCAGTccacttttaaaaatatacagtatataacattaACCTTCAAGGATAAAGAGCAGAGGTGCTATAtcaccatatacagtatgccaCATACGTAATGACAGATCATTGTTAAGGACTGTTATCTAGTAACTAATTAATCAAGAGACGAGACGCATCACGATCTGTCAGACTCAGCTCAGGAAATTGCAGTGAATGATCAATCAAAACATACGTTCGCACCAATTACCATTTTCCTGGGGGGAACACTGTGCTCCAACCATGTAACAACCTACACTTGAAATCCTACGTGAGTGGGTTTAACTGCAACGGAAAAGGCTGCCTCCTCCAGCTCgaacctccctccctcctggaCCAGAAGCAGCATCACACCCTGCTGTGTGTCGCTCCAGAGTCACAACCCTGACCACCCCAGAAGCCATTGTGTGTGCGGGGCCGGAGAGGAAGTCCTTACCCTTTCCttatagatacacacacagacacagagtgaCGCTGACCCACGCCTGTCACCCCTCCCCACCCTCTGGCCCTGCTATTTTGAGAATGTGACGCCAGAGATGTGAGTCACACGGTCGGCATATTACAAtacacatgtgtacacacacattcacgtaaacacacagagatgcGCACAAAAACGCATGTGTGCTAAGGCCAATACTGATGCAaggaagcagctgtgtgtggtgaggaaaatgaaagcagCAGCATCGCTAATAGTGGATCAGCCTGGAGACATGGCTGAGGTGAGATGAGTAAATGCAGGGGAGGCTTTAAGTGTCACAACAGATGCTTCATTGTAGCATTTTACTCCGTCCTGTTAGTAACTAGCTGGGAGCAACAATCTGGGGGCTGAAACATTCACATTTAACAGATGCGCTCAACCAAAGCAactttataaaattaaatggaTATCTCCTGAACAGTGTGTTGTACATGTATAAGGTGATGTGGTTCTTGTTTGTGGGCCCACTCCTGGATTAGTTCCACTTGCCACTAATCCTACAGTGGGCTAGGATTATATGCAGTTtatatatcatgatatttgTATTATTGTGCTCTTCCTGTCActgcactgtttgtgtttgatgagGAAAGACATGTATTTACATTTCCCTGCCCCTGGGGTTgatttttcagc is drawn from Siniperca chuatsi isolate FFG_IHB_CAS linkage group LG15, ASM2008510v1, whole genome shotgun sequence and contains these coding sequences:
- the numb gene encoding protein numb homolog isoform X6, coding for MNKLRQSFRRKKDVYVPESSRPHQWQTDEEAVRSGKCSFAVKYLGHVEVEESRGMHICEDAVKRLKTAGKKPVRAVLWVSADGLRVVDDKTKDLILDQTIEKVSFCAPDRNFERAFSYICRDGTTRRWICHCFMAIKDSGERLSHAVGCAFAACLERKQKREKECGVTATFDANRTTFTREGSFRVTTATEAAEREEVMRQLQDAKKTETDVIIAGNQATSVTNSSAHQTGGSPSPSSSPPLSMSALGPQAIPRRHAPADVIARQGSFRGFPALSQKTSPFKRQLSLRMNELPSTMQRKSDFPMKNTVPEVEGEGDSISSLCTQITSAFSGPPEDPFSSAPMPKPASSPQSPVAPGSNWSSPTPVIVVPPTSSPVMPSHRRTPSEADRWLDEVSKSVRAPQPNPIMAAATPPTQPFTAPVPMPVASVPSVPPVAFMSSLPSAVPMLPPRQPAFHAQAPASYPMPNGLPFPQPSVPVVGITPSQMVANVFGSATQPQLFPVPASTTPQHDAQAVGNVSPFIKPPQSSAVNPAPLQPSNGSVTFNGADSWAAPSQLAPSSPATQPPPQPQEDAFEAQWAALEGRSRQRTTPSPTNPFSTELHKTFEIQL
- the numb gene encoding protein numb homolog isoform X5, whose translation is MNKLRQSFRRKKDVYVPESSRPHQWQTDEEAVRSGKCSFAVKYLGHVEVEESRGMHICEDAVKRLKTDRKFFKGFFAKAGKKPVRAVLWVSADGLRVVDDKTKDLILDQTIEKVSFCAPDRNFERAFSYICRDGTTRRWICHCFMAIKDSGERLSHAVGCAFAACLERKQKREKECGVTATFDANRTTFTREGSFRVTTATEAAEREEVMRQLQDAKKTETDVIIAGNQATSVTNSSAHQTGGSPSPSSSPPLSMSALGPQAIPRRHAPADVIARQGSFRGFPALSQKTSPFKRQLSLRMNELPSTMQRKSDFPMKNTVPEVEGEGDSISSLCTQITSAFSGPPEDPFSSAPMPKPASSPQSPVAPGSNWSSPTPVIVVPPTSSPVMPSHRRTPSEADRWLDEVSKSVRAPQPNPIMAAATPPTQPFTAPVPMPVASVPSVPPVAFMSSLPSAVPMLPPRQPAFHAQAPASYPMPNGLPFPQPSVPVVGITPSQMVANVFGSATQPQLFPVPASTTPQHDAQAVGNVSPFIKPPQSSAVNPAPLQPSNGSVTFNGADSWAAPSQLAPSSPATQPPPQPQEDAFEAQWAALEGRSRQRTTPSPTNPFSTELHKTFEIQL